From Elaeis guineensis isolate ETL-2024a chromosome 16, EG11, whole genome shotgun sequence, a single genomic window includes:
- the LOC105059044 gene encoding U-box domain-containing protein 33, which translates to MGKVSKLSVLENGAAVEAEGLFFLLGLDYSKEAMESGSGFLQEQEPQMDKRGYGSPSVSSLGSSRSGLTEIEEEPAVAEEEKVYVALGKEVKEGKANLLWVLENTSREKKIVIVHVHRPAQKIPMMGAWFPVNQLKEREVKAYWQIEREKMNKSLNGYLDICECFKVQAEKLVIETDDVSKGLVELIAKHGITKLVMGAAADKHYSRKMKELRSKTALSVQQQADPSCKILFVCRGKLICVRDADQDGPHSSKGSVTDPWEFITRSLQSSDCSLGSMSEGGLSSVGLSLALKDEGREEGSLSLPSFHESEEDLQFSSLHHGLDDVGMHDEVYEKLLLALMEEENLKREAWKHQKAESDLFEATQNVKAADNLYTEELKERKKIKETLARERIESEKLKKQRDDILEELQKAHAQRMALELQITDSDHTVKNFEEKLSETHHLLNLLRLENEKLKSDRDNAVVEAENQHQMKAEMTNSTHGTANISEFSYAELKQATLDFDDSLKLGEGGYGSVYKGFLRHTMVAIKMLNPQSMQGQSEFHQEVDVLSRVRHPNLVTLIGACPEAWALIYEFLPNGSLEDRLVCRDNTPPLSWQIRILITAEICSALIFLHSSKPCGVVHGDLKPANILLDANFTSKLGDFGICRFLVQSNTSTTLYCQTNPKGTFAYMDPEFLTSGELTPHSDVYSFGIIILRLLTGRPPLGIIKKVREALEKGCLDEILDASAGGWPFVHANQLAHLGLKCCEAKRKRRPNLAGEVWRALEPMMKAISSKGMSCLSLRSALEDNGCIPSYFTCSISKEIMKDPHVAADGFSYEAEAIKGWLDSGRETSPMTNLKLPHCGLVPNHALRSVIQQWLQQQNNFPSLVAWPNVVNWFAPHSTSERS; encoded by the exons ATGGGGAAGGTGAGCAAGCTCTCAGTTTTGGAGAACGGAGCAGCAGTAGAAGCggaaggactcttctttctcttgGGACTCGATTACTCGAAGGAAGCGATGGAGTCGGGGTCTGGATTTCTTCAGGAGCAGGAGCCGCAAATGGACAAGCGGGGCTACGGGAGCCCGAGCGTGTCTTCCTTGGGGAGCTCGAGGAGCGGGCTGACGGAGATCGAGGAGGAGCCGGCGGTGGCGGAGGAGGAGAAAGTATATGTAGCTCTTGGGAAGGAAGTGAAGGAGGGGAAGGCGAATCTTCTTTGGGTTCTAGAGAACACCTCCAGGGAGAAGAAGATCGTTATTGTCCATGTCCATCGCCCAGCGCAAAAGATTCCAATGA TGGGAGCCTGGTTCCCTGTTAACCAGCTAAAAGAGCGTGAGGTTAAAGCATATTGGCAGATCGAGAGGGAGAAAATGAACAAAAGTTTAAATGGATACCTGGACATATGTGAATGTTTCAAG GTACAAGCGGAGAAACTAGTGATTGAGACAGATGATGTTAGCAAAGGGCTTGTGGAGCTCATAGCGAAGCATGGGATAACCAAACTGGTCATGGGAGCAGCAGCAGACAAACATTATTCAAG GAAAATGAAGGAGCTAAGGTCTAAGACAGCGCTCAGTGTGCAGCAGCAGGCTGATCCATCATGCAAGATCTTGTTTGTTTGCAGAGGGAAACTGATCTGTGTGAG GGATGCTGATCAAGATGGACCTCATAGCAGTAAGGGGAGTGTTACTGATCCCTGGGAGTTTATCACAAGGAGCTTACAGTCTTCGGACTGTTCATTGGGTTCTATGAGTGAAGGGGGGCTCAGCAGTGTGGGCTTGTCGCTAGCTCTTAAGGATGAGGGGAGAGAAGAGGGATCTTTGAGTTTACCATCATTTCACGAGTCTGAAGAGGATCTTCAGTTTTCATCTTTACATCATGGTTTG GATGATGTTGGCATGCATGACGAAGTATATGAAAAACTGCTACTTGCCCTCATGGAAGAAGAGAATTTGAAACGTGAAGCTTGGAAGCATCAGAAAGCTGAAAGCGATTTATTTGAAGCTACCCAAAAT GTAAAAGCAGCAGACAATTTATACACCGAAGAgttgaaagagaggaaaaaaattaaGGAAACATTGGCAAGAGAAAGGATAGAATCGGAGAAGCTCAAAAAACAACGAGATGATATCTTAGAAGAACTCCAAAAGGCTCATGCACAGAGAATGGCATTGGAACTCCAAATTACCGATTCTGATCACACTGTtaagaattttgaagaaaaaCTTTCAGAAACTCATCATCTCCTCAATTTACTCCGACTAGAAAATGAAAAGTTAAAGAGTGACCGAGATAATGCAGTTGTAGAAGCTGAAAACCAGCATCAAATGAAAGCAGAGATGACTAATAGCACTCATGGAACAGCAAACATCTCTGAGTTCTCTTATGCGGAATTGAAACAAGCAACTCTTGACTTTGATGATTCATTAAAGCTTGGAGAAGGCGGATATGGAAGTGTGTATAAGGGTTTCCTTCGCCACACAATGGTGGCTATAAAGATGTTGAATCCTCAAAGCATGCAGGGACAGTCAGAATTTCATCAAGAG GTGGATGTTCTTAGTAGAGTGAGGCATCCAAATCTTGTCACCCTCATAGGAGCATGCCCAGAAGCCTGGGCTCTCATTTATGAGTTTCTTCCAAATGGAAGCTTGGAAGACCGCCTTGTCTGCAGAGACAACACCCCACCTCTCTCTTGGCAGATTCGCATCCTCATTACTGCAGAGATCTGCTCTGCACTGATCTTCCTCCATTCCAGCAAACCCTGTGGCGTggtccatggtgatctcaagccaGCTAATATTCTCCTTGATGCAAACTTCACCAGCAAGCTTGGCGACTTTGGCATCTGCCGCTTCCTTGTGCAGTCCAACACCAGCACCACCCTCTACTGCCAGACCAATCCTAAGGGCACCTTTGCCTACATGGACCCTGAATTTCTTACATCTGGCGAGCTCACACCACACTCTGATGTGTATTCCTTTGGCATCATAATCCTACGCCTTTTGACAGGAAGACCACCATTGGGTATTATCAAAAAGGTGCGGGAGGCATTGGAGAAAGGATGCCTGGATGAGATACTAGATGCTTCTGCAGGGGGCTGGCCTTTTGTGCATGCCAACCAGTTGGCTCATCTAGGTTTGAAATGCTGTGAGGCTAAAAGGAAGAGACGTCCAAATCTCGCAGGGGAGGTTTGGAGGGCGCTTGAGCCCATGATGAAGGCCATCTCTTCCAAGGGGATGTCTTGTTTGTCGCTGAGGTCAGCTTTGGAGGACAATGGCTGCATACCATCCTACTTTACCTGTTCAATATCTAAG GAGATCATGAAGGATCCACATGTTGCAGCTGATGGCTTCTCATATGAAGCTGAGGCAATAAAAGGATGGCTTGATAGCGGTCGCGAGACATCACCCATGACTAACCTCAAGCTTCCTCACTGTGGACTTGTTCCTAATCATGCCCTTCGTTCTGTGATTCAACAATGGTTGCAGCAGCAAAATAatttcccttctttggttgcatggcCAAACGTGGTTAACTGGTTTGCACCCCACTCCACATCAGAGAGGTCCTGA
- the LOC105059043 gene encoding UDP-N-acetylmuramoyl-L-alanyl-D-glutamate--2,6-diaminopimelate ligase MurE homolog, chloroplastic — protein sequence MAFVAPFSFPQCSPSPPLLFCSSPLLPLPFSKPSHSLLSIRRSLPTPSATTRDSNFHPASPKKHPKFQPFRPHGLALTSDDRNHEETPTTLLHEEAETKNSRSDVCSDMSCAYKTEYEHQMTLAELLDKSGVLPVSVYGNLDVSITGIQQDSREITAGDLFVCCAGSKTDGHLYLSEACDRGAAAVLADKEINKDEILDHCKALVIVEDTNSLLPVLAASFYGHPSRSLSVVGITGTNGKTTTASLVKSIFEAAGSTTGMLGTLGYFHGDNKLEAPNTTPGAVTVQRLMAEMVGNGTNALVMEASSHGLEMGRCDEIEFDVAVFTNLTRDHLDFHGTEEKYRESKGKLFARMVDPGRHRKVVNIDDPSASYFIAQGNADVPVVTFGMEKKDADVKPLTLELSLFGTRVMIGTPQGILEITSGMVGRYNVYNILAAVAVGIAVGAPLEDIVKGIEGVKGVPGRCELVDEGQSFAVVVDYAHTPDALSRLLDAMRELGPRRIITVFGCGGERDKGKRPLMTKIACDKSDVVILTSDNPRNEDPLDILDDMLMGVGWTMQDYLRHGGIYSYPMLPNGRRLFVHDIRRVALQAAAAMGEEGDIIVVAGKGHETYQIEGDKKKFFDDREECREALRYVHELRRAGIDISELPWGSSSLSSSNL from the exons ATGGCGTTTGTTGCTCCCTTCTCCTTCCCTCAGTGCTCTCCGTCCCCACCTCTTCTCTTCTGCTCTTCTCCTCTCCTCCCACTTCCCTTCTCCAAACCCTCCCATTCCCTCCTCTCCATTCGCCGAAGCCTTCCCACTCCCTCTGCCACCACACGAGACTCCAACTTCCACCCCGCTTCTCCCAAAAAACACCCCAAGTTCCAGCCTTTCCGGCCCCACGGCCTCGCCCTGACCTCCGACGACCGGAACCATGAAGAGACTCCAACCACATTGCTCCACGAAGAAGCAGAAACCAAGAATTCACGATCAGATGTCTGCTCTGACATGTCCTGTGCCTATAAAACAGAGTACGAACACCAAATGACCCTCGCCGAGCTCCTGGACAAGAGTGGAGTCCTGCCCGTGTCCGTTTACGGCAATTTGGATGTATCGATCACCGGAATCCAGCAGGATTCCAGAGAGATCACTGCCGGGGACCTCTTTGTCTGCTGTGCCGGGTCGAAGACCGACGGCCACTTGTATCTTTCCGAAGCCTGTGACCGAGGAGCTGCGGCGGTGTTGGCGGACAAAGAAATCAATAAAGATGAGATCTTGGATCATTGCAAGGCTCTTGTCATAGTGGAAGACACCAATTCTTTGCTCCCTGTTCTTGCTGCATCCTTCTACGGGCATCCTTCGAGGAGCCTCTCTGTAGTTGGGATTACGGGAACAAATGGCAAGACGACGACGGCCAGTTTGGTCAAGTCCATCTTCGAGGCAGCTGGGTCGACGACTGGGATGCTGGGCACCCTGGGGTACTTCCATGGTGACAACAAATTGGAAGCTCCCAACACAACCCCTGGTGCTGTAACAGTGCAGAGACTGATGGCAGAGATGGTGGGCAATGGGACTAATGCGCTTGTTATGGAGGCCTCCTCTCATGGGCTGGAGATGGGAAGGTGCGATGAAATAGAATTCGATGTCGCAGTCTTTACAAACTTGACAAGAGACCACCTTGACTTCCATGGGACTGAGGAGAAGTATAGGGAGAGCAAGGGGAAGCTGTTTGCGAGGATGGTCGATCCCGGGAGGCATCGGAAAGTTGTGAACATAGATGATCCAAGTGCTTCTTACTTTATAGCTCAAGGGAATGCAGATGTCCCTGTTGTGACCTTTGGAATGGAGAAGAAGGATGCTGATGTGAAGCCTTTGACGTTGGAGCTTTCGTTGTTCGGGACACGGGTCATGATCGGCACGCCGCAGGGGATACTGGAGATTACTTCTGGGATGGTGGGGAGGTACAATGTCTATAACATTCTTGCAGCTGTTGCTGTAGGGATTGCGGTGGGTGCACCATTGGAGGACATAGTGAAGGGCATTGAAGGGGTCAAGGGTGTTCCAGGTAGGTGTGAGCTAGTTGATGAGGGGCAGTCATTTGCTGTGGTGGTGGACTATGCTCACACCCCGGATGCTTTGTCTCGACTTCTGGATGCCATGAGAGAGCTTGGTCCAAGGAGAATTATCACTG TCTTCGGATGTGGTGGAGAAAGAGATAAGGGGAAGAGACCTTTGATGACAAAAATTGCATGCGACAAAAGCGATGTGGTTATTTTGACATCTGATAATCCAAGGAACGAAGATCCAT TGGATATCTTGGATGACATGTTGATGGGAGTTGGATGGACCATGCAAGATTATTTACGACATGGTGGAATTTATAGCTACCCAATGCTTCCAAATGGTCGCAGGCTTTTCGTCCATGACATCAGAAGAGTAGCCCTGCAAGCCGCCGCTGCCATGGGAGAGGAAGGAGATATTATT GTTGTTGCAGGTAAAGGCCATGAAACGTATCAAATTGAAGGCGAtaagaagaaattttttgatgataGGGAAGAGTGCAGAGAAGCATTGCGTTATGTACATGAGCTGCGTCGAGCAGGGATAGACATTAGCGAACTCCCATGGGG GTCCTCCTCTCTTTCATCATCAAACCTGTAA